In Sulfurimonas sp., the DNA window TGCTCTACTCCAAGATTTTTCAAAAGTTCTTTATCTATATTCTCACCTGATAGCATTGCTGAAATTTCTAGATTTTCCTCTACTGAAAAACCGCGGAAAAGATAATGCTGCTGAAAAACAAGACCTAGTTTTTTTCTTTTGATCTGCTCAAGTTCTTTTGCATTCATAGTAGATATATTTTTACCAAAAAGAGATACTTCTCCTTTATTTGGAGATAATAATGTAGATAGTATGTTTAAAAGAGTTGATTTTCCGCTTCCACTTAGACCTATTATAGCTATGCTCTGTCTCTCTTCTAACTCTAGTGAGACATTTGAGAAAAGCTCTGTGTCAAATGAATGGGATATATTGTTTGCTTTTAATAAATTCATGGTTGAATTATAGCAAAAAAAAAGGCTAGAACCGAAGTCCTAGCCTATAAAGAAAAGTGATAGTTAAAAGCTTAACTATTAAGCCATTTGTGCAGCAACTTCTGCTGCGAAGTCGTCTGCAGCTTTTTCAATACCTTCACCAACTTCTAAACGGATAAAGTCAACGATCTCAGCAGTTCCGCCAAGAGCTTTAGCAGCAGCTTCAACAGCCTCTGCTACAGTTTTTTTATCATCTAGTACATAAGTTTGATCAAGTAAAGCTTGTTCTTTATCTAAAGTAGTGTTATCATCGATAAAACGAGCTAATGAACCAGGGATGATTTTGTCCCAGATTTGCTCAGGTTTACCTTGTTCTTTTAACATAGCTTTGATATCTTCTTCAGCTTGTTTCATAACTTCATCAGTTAATTGCATCATTGAAACGTAAGTAGGAACATTTTTAAGAGGTTTTTTAAGACGAGCTAACTCTTCGTTCTCTTTTTTAATAGCTTCAATTCTACCTTTAGTTTCAGACTCAACAAATGCAGCATCGAAATCTTTATATGAAAGTGTTTGAGGTTTCATTGCAGATGCGTGCATTGCAACTTGTTTCATAACATCTCTCATACCTTCAGCAGTTTTAGCTGAATCACATTTAGCTTTAACAACAACAGCGATACGGTTGTTTGAGTGAACATAACCGTTCATAGCAATAGTATCATCTTCAGCTTCTAATGTACCAAAACGACGAAGTTCAATTTTTTCACCGATTTTAGCAGTTTCTTCTGTGAAGTATTTACCAAACTCAGTTGACATAACTGCATCTACATCAGCAGGTTTGTTAGAATATACTTCTTCAGTAGTTTTAAGAACTAGATTTTGGAAACCTTCATTCTTAGCAACGAAGTCAGTTTCAGAGTTA includes these proteins:
- a CDS encoding ABC transporter ATP-binding protein gives rise to the protein MNLLKANNISHSFDTELFSNVSLELEERQSIAIIGLSGSGKSTLLNILSTLLSPNKGEVSLFGKNISTMNAKELEQIKRKKLGLVFQQHYLFRGFSVEENLEISAMLSGENIDKELLKNLGVEHTLEQKVTELSGGQQQRISIARVLTKKPKILFVDEPTGNLDHVTSDEVKKIFFDYIDKENAGMVLVTHNDEFAMECDVVYKLDNKELIRVK
- the tsf gene encoding translation elongation factor Ts, producing MAVTAAQVKELRAATDAPMMDCKKALVENDGDMAKATEWLKERGIAKAAKKASERVAAEGLVGLKIADDFSKATVVEINSETDFVAKNEGFQNLVLKTTEEVYSNKPADVDAVMSTEFGKYFTEETAKIGEKIELRRFGTLEAEDDTIAMNGYVHSNNRIAVVVKAKCDSAKTAEGMRDVMKQVAMHASAMKPQTLSYKDFDAAFVESETKGRIEAIKKENEELARLKKPLKNVPTYVSMMQLTDEVMKQAEEDIKAMLKEQGKPEQIWDKIIPGSLARFIDDNTTLDKEQALLDQTYVLDDKKTVAEAVEAAAKALGGTAEIVDFIRLEVGEGIEKAADDFAAEVAAQMA